The following coding sequences are from one Phycisphaeraceae bacterium window:
- a CDS encoding flagellar biosynthetic protein FliR, which produces MIDLTWLLIHVPAFVLVLARMTGLFIFAPMFGSNAVPRSIRVFFAFSFTLAIYPMLLAPGRSAASFLNPVIDNGLDLWVLLPLIFLELLVGYVVGWCASLPLIGVQMAGHTMDQQLGMGLAQVLNPELGEQSGVLGEFLFVMALALFLLMGGHLVLISILAGSFDKFPPGGFTSFQAIFELAAACVILITELTMRVAAPLLCLIFLETIAMGFVARTVPQMNILSVGFALRIVVGLVFIALIVGTMAAVYQETAELILKKLMTFVAL; this is translated from the coding sequence ATGATCGACCTCACCTGGCTCCTGATCCACGTTCCCGCCTTCGTCCTCGTCCTCGCCAGGATGACCGGGCTCTTCATCTTCGCACCCATGTTCGGCTCCAACGCAGTCCCCAGAAGCATCCGCGTCTTCTTCGCCTTCTCCTTCACCCTCGCCATCTATCCTATGCTCCTCGCCCCCGGCCGCAGCGCCGCCAGCTTCCTCAATCCCGTCATCGACAACGGCCTCGACCTCTGGGTCCTCCTCCCCCTCATTTTTCTCGAACTCCTCGTCGGCTACGTCGTCGGTTGGTGCGCCAGTCTCCCGCTCATAGGCGTCCAGATGGCCGGCCACACCATGGACCAGCAACTCGGCATGGGACTCGCGCAGGTCCTCAACCCCGAACTCGGCGAACAGTCAGGCGTCCTCGGCGAGTTCCTCTTCGTCATGGCACTCGCCCTCTTTCTGCTCATGGGCGGGCATCTCGTCCTGATCTCCATCCTCGCCGGCAGCTTCGACAAGTTCCCACCAGGCGGGTTCACGAGCTTCCAGGCCATCTTCGAACTCGCCGCCGCCTGCGTCATCCTCATCACCGAGCTCACCATGCGCGTCGCCGCTCCGCTTCTCTGCCTCATCTTCCTGGAAACCATCGCCATGGGCTTCGTTGCCCGCACCGTCCCCCAGATGAACATCCTCTCCGTCGGTTTCGCCCTCCGGATCGTCGTCGGTCTCGTCTTCATCGCCCTGATCGTCGGCACCATGGCCGCTGTCTACCAGGAAACCGCGGAACTCATCCTCAAGAAGCTCATGACCTTCGTCGCCCTCTAA
- a CDS encoding flagellar motor protein MotB translates to MPKKRPKKQAAGAPEWMVTYGDMVTLLLCFFVLIVSFSEIKREDAFQAVVEEIKKAFGMKGGGGKLPTDDDPELSLIQKLETIELFQVKTPTRAQVDDPGIEGKEPAVKTIRDGELYAVGGRITFEPGSATLSDEAKRALQPVIDQVHGYNNLIMVRGHAARLELTGVHTEYDDLWQLSYARAKSVFDYLIDEGKLRKDRFRLVGVADMEPVVQRAYSLEDQQSNRRVEVIVSSSIVDDYLKPEAVAGP, encoded by the coding sequence ATGCCCAAGAAACGACCTAAAAAACAAGCCGCTGGCGCCCCCGAATGGATGGTGACCTACGGCGACATGGTCACTCTTCTCCTCTGCTTCTTCGTGCTCATCGTCTCCTTCTCGGAAATCAAACGCGAAGACGCGTTCCAGGCCGTCGTCGAGGAAATCAAAAAAGCCTTCGGCATGAAGGGCGGGGGCGGTAAACTCCCCACCGACGACGACCCCGAACTCTCACTCATCCAGAAGCTCGAAACCATCGAGCTCTTCCAGGTCAAAACCCCCACCCGAGCCCAAGTCGATGACCCCGGCATCGAAGGCAAGGAACCCGCGGTCAAAACCATCCGCGATGGCGAGCTCTACGCCGTTGGCGGGCGAATCACCTTCGAACCCGGCTCCGCCACGCTCTCCGATGAGGCCAAACGCGCCCTCCAGCCCGTTATCGATCAGGTCCACGGCTACAACAACCTCATCATGGTCCGCGGCCACGCCGCCCGACTCGAGCTCACCGGCGTCCACACCGAATACGATGACCTATGGCAACTGAGTTACGCTAGGGCTAAGTCCGTCTTCGATTATCTCATCGATGAAGGCAAGCTCCGAAAAGATCGCTTCCGGCTCGTAGGTGTCGCCGACATGGAACCCGTCGTCCAGCGCGCCTACTCCCTCGAAGACCAGCAATCCAATCGACGAGTCGAAGTGATCGTCTCTTCTTCAATTGTCGATGATTACCTCAAGCCAGAAGCCGTCGCTGGCCCGTAG
- a CDS encoding flagellar hook capping FlgD N-terminal domain-containing protein has translation MSAASLGGVSAASTTQNNQFAELKSEDFIKIMIEELSNQDPFQPNDSAAIIDQLSGLQNIESQNQLQDSLQALVNQNSFSSASALIGKTITGVAANGQVVTGRVSSVKQADGVSTFTLASGEKISSSLIQGIEDPGSIDPALVPSLLLDLVAINGASLAGKEVTGVDAEGNSFAGTVESVLMNEFGLMLNVDLGGGNTKAYPASYVNSYS, from the coding sequence ATGTCAGCAGCCAGCCTAGGCGGGGTCTCCGCCGCTAGCACAACTCAGAACAACCAGTTCGCCGAACTCAAGAGCGAAGACTTCATCAAGATCATGATCGAAGAGCTGAGCAATCAGGACCCCTTCCAGCCCAATGATTCCGCCGCCATCATCGACCAGCTCTCCGGACTCCAGAACATCGAATCGCAAAACCAGCTCCAGGACAGCCTCCAGGCACTTGTGAACCAGAACAGCTTCAGCTCCGCCTCGGCCCTGATCGGGAAGACCATCACGGGGGTCGCTGCCAACGGACAAGTCGTCACCGGACGAGTCTCGTCAGTCAAGCAAGCCGATGGAGTCTCCACCTTCACACTCGCATCGGGTGAGAAGATCTCCAGCAGCCTGATCCAGGGCATCGAGGACCCCGGCAGCATCGACCCGGCCCTCGTCCCGTCACTGCTGCTCGACCTTGTTGCCATCAACGGCGCTTCCCTCGCTGGCAAGGAGGTCACGGGCGTCGATGCCGAAGGCAACAGCTTCGCAGGCACCGTCGAGTCCGTCCTCATGAACGAGTTCGGCCTCATGCTCAACGTCGATCTTGGCGGCGGCAACACCAAGGCCTATCCCGCGTCGTACGTCAACAGTTACAGCTAA
- a CDS encoding motility protein A, with protein sequence MDLGIIFGLIGTWLLIFWTLVLGGSLLTYVNIPSVVLVVGASLTVLFFVAPASRLKSLFPSMKRLFFYKAPPVDGVIDQMVAFAEVARRDGILSLENSIRDVDDPFIVRGIQMAVDGTDPELIEQIMDTELESLMERHESNKAMFEAMGKYAPAMGMIGTLIGLVAMLNDLSDPASIGAGLAVALLTTLYGSVVANAFALPMADRLGTRSAEEVIYKTIIIKGVMAIQSGDNPRIVEQKLKTFLPPHLRKMSDDEEKAA encoded by the coding sequence ATGGATTTAGGCATCATCTTCGGTCTTATCGGCACATGGCTGCTGATCTTCTGGACGCTCGTCCTGGGCGGCAGCCTCCTCACCTACGTCAATATCCCTTCCGTTGTACTCGTCGTCGGTGCCTCCCTCACCGTCCTCTTCTTCGTCGCCCCTGCCAGCAGGCTCAAAAGTCTCTTCCCCTCCATGAAGAGGCTCTTCTTTTACAAGGCCCCACCCGTCGATGGCGTCATCGATCAGATGGTCGCCTTCGCCGAGGTCGCCCGACGCGATGGCATCCTCTCCCTCGAAAACTCCATCCGTGACGTCGATGACCCCTTCATCGTCCGCGGAATCCAGATGGCCGTCGATGGCACCGACCCCGAACTCATCGAACAGATCATGGATACCGAACTCGAATCCCTCATGGAGCGACACGAGAGCAACAAGGCCATGTTCGAGGCCATGGGTAAGTACGCACCCGCCATGGGCATGATTGGCACCCTCATCGGCCTTGTCGCCATGCTCAACGACCTCTCCGACCCCGCCTCCATCGGAGCTGGACTCGCTGTCGCCCTGCTCACCACGCTCTACGGCTCCGTCGTCGCCAACGCCTTCGCCCTACCCATGGCAGACCGTCTCGGCACACGGTCCGCCGAGGAAGTCATTTACAAGACCATCATCATCAAGGGCGTCATGGCCATCCAGTCTGGCGATAACCCCAGAATCGTCGAACAAAAGCTCAAAACCTTCCTCCCGCCGCACCTCCGCAAGATGAGCGATGACGAAGAGAAGGCAGCCTGA
- the fliQ gene encoding flagellar biosynthesis protein FliQ translates to MTSEYAIDVVREALMLTLLLSLPVLAIALIVGLSISILQAMTQIQEQTLTFVPKILAMGAVTIMAMPWMALKIMEFSARMFSGQG, encoded by the coding sequence ATGACCTCCGAATACGCCATTGATGTCGTCCGCGAAGCCCTCATGCTCACGCTTCTCCTGAGCCTGCCGGTCCTCGCCATCGCCCTGATCGTCGGCCTCTCCATCTCCATCCTCCAGGCCATGACACAGATCCAGGAACAGACCCTCACCTTTGTCCCCAAAATCCTCGCCATGGGCGCCGTCACCATCATGGCCATGCCCTGGATGGCCCTCAAAATCATGGAGTTCTCCGCCAGAATGTTCTCCGGACAGGGCTGA
- a CDS encoding flagellar biosynthetic protein FliO — MRRSRNKTLALATAALTLLTALSAPASADRLATLAIQLTEPGTSESPSRDQAASAQPEATLLAPTESLRSDDQPLGTTSEQQQPLPTTDAGQSSWWLLETAAALGCVIALIFIARWGYQKISGQSFSPTRSTATVEVLSRTTVAPRSQVLLLRIAGRVLVCADSPQGMNCLSEISDPSEVAQLLGRSARDPDLQPSNTFNHVLAELENDDDDQTTQELSLDRAREDLSRLLSRVRNRHQPSKPSSKAAGGVGGWVA; from the coding sequence ATGCGGCGGAGCCGCAACAAAACCCTCGCCCTTGCCACAGCAGCACTCACTCTGCTGACTGCGCTCTCCGCGCCAGCCTCCGCCGATCGGCTGGCCACCCTCGCCATCCAACTCACCGAGCCCGGGACCAGCGAATCGCCATCACGCGATCAAGCAGCATCCGCCCAGCCCGAAGCCACGCTCCTGGCTCCCACCGAGTCACTCCGCTCTGACGATCAGCCGCTCGGTACAACCTCCGAGCAACAGCAACCCCTCCCGACAACCGACGCTGGCCAGTCCTCCTGGTGGCTCCTCGAAACCGCCGCCGCCTTGGGCTGCGTCATCGCCCTCATCTTCATCGCGCGATGGGGCTATCAGAAAATCTCTGGCCAGAGCTTCTCACCAACCCGCTCCACCGCCACTGTCGAAGTCCTCTCCCGCACCACCGTCGCGCCTCGCTCACAGGTCCTCCTCCTCCGCATCGCCGGTCGCGTCCTCGTCTGCGCCGACTCGCCCCAAGGCATGAACTGCCTCTCCGAGATCTCAGACCCCAGCGAAGTCGCCCAACTCCTCGGCCGCTCCGCCCGCGACCCCGACCTCCAACCCTCCAACACCTTCAATCATGTCCTCGCCGAACTCGAAAACGACGACGACGATCAAACCACGCAGGAACTTTCCCTCGACCGTGCCCGCGAAGACCTCTCAAGGCTCCTCAGTCGCGTCCGCAACCGCCATCAACCGTCCAAGCCAAGCAGCAAAGCCGCGGGGGGAGTGGGGGGGTGGGTGGCATGA
- the fliJ gene encoding flagellar export protein FliJ has protein sequence MPRFEFRYQTLLDQRCRAEQQAQRDLADIVGQQQNLQEQLTGTQHKITRGKQDLRESLTGRVDLSSVAQFGRYNAHSLIDGQRLVGRLAQLQPHIDAARRRLNNATRERKALQHLHDKDLADWKRTQRLRENNALDEAAIQMHMAARAAS, from the coding sequence ATGCCACGCTTTGAGTTCCGCTACCAAACCCTCCTCGACCAGCGTTGCCGGGCCGAACAGCAGGCTCAGCGCGACCTTGCCGACATCGTGGGACAGCAGCAGAACCTTCAGGAACAGCTCACGGGCACGCAGCACAAGATCACCCGCGGCAAGCAGGACCTTCGCGAGAGCCTCACCGGCCGTGTTGATCTCTCGTCCGTCGCGCAGTTCGGCCGCTACAACGCGCACTCCCTGATCGACGGGCAACGACTCGTCGGGCGACTGGCCCAACTCCAGCCTCACATTGACGCGGCCCGCCGTCGTCTCAACAACGCTACCCGCGAGAGAAAAGCCCTCCAGCACCTTCACGACAAAGACCTCGCCGATTGGAAACGAACCCAGCGACTGCGTGAAAACAACGCTCTCGATGAGGCCGCTATCCAGATGCACATGGCAGCGAGGGCAGCGTCATGA
- the fliP gene encoding flagellar type III secretion system pore protein FliP (The bacterial flagellar biogenesis protein FliP forms a type III secretion system (T3SS)-type pore required for flagellar assembly.), with amino-acid sequence MKRLTFILTILFTLILPAPIHAQSSPDSPPGIDQFNPLQLLEDASRAIPANRSDPSDDAPRGDLSASLSIILLLTLISLAPSFLIMCTSFTRAVVVFALLRQALGTQQLPPSQVITGLALFFTLMTMAPVFERIWTDAVVPYQTGDVDQWQAWERGKAPVRQFMFDQIEYADNWSHVYMILNYRGVDTSDPSSLTRADVDTLSLIPAFMLSELKVAFLIGFRLYLPFLIIDMVVASVLISMGMLMLPPVLISLPFKLLLFVMVDGWMLVAGSLLNSYDLTGFM; translated from the coding sequence ATGAAGCGTCTGACATTCATCCTGACCATTCTCTTCACGCTCATCCTTCCCGCGCCCATCCACGCGCAATCTTCTCCCGACTCTCCGCCCGGCATCGACCAGTTCAACCCTCTCCAGTTGCTCGAAGACGCCAGCCGCGCGATCCCAGCCAACCGCTCCGACCCCTCGGACGATGCGCCCCGAGGCGACCTCTCCGCCTCGCTCTCCATCATCCTCCTGCTCACCCTCATCTCCCTCGCGCCATCGTTTCTCATCATGTGCACGAGCTTCACGAGGGCCGTTGTCGTCTTCGCACTCCTCCGACAAGCCCTTGGCACCCAGCAGCTACCGCCCTCCCAAGTCATCACGGGACTCGCCCTCTTCTTCACCCTGATGACCATGGCCCCCGTCTTTGAACGCATCTGGACCGACGCGGTTGTTCCCTATCAAACCGGCGACGTCGATCAATGGCAGGCCTGGGAACGCGGCAAAGCCCCCGTCCGGCAGTTCATGTTCGACCAGATCGAATACGCCGACAACTGGTCCCACGTCTACATGATCCTCAACTACCGGGGCGTCGATACTTCCGACCCCTCCTCACTCACCCGCGCCGACGTCGACACCCTATCCCTCATCCCCGCCTTCATGCTCTCGGAACTCAAAGTCGCCTTCCTCATCGGATTCCGACTCTATCTCCCCTTCCTCATCATCGACATGGTTGTCGCCTCCGTCCTGATCTCCATGGGCATGCTCATGCTCCCGCCCGTCCTGATCTCTCTGCCCTTCAAGCTTCTGCTCTTCGTCATGGTCGATGGCTGGATGCTCGTCGCGGGGAGTCTCCTCAACAGTTACGACCTCACCGGCTTTATGTAA
- a CDS encoding flagellar FlbD family protein: MIKVTRLNGQAMVVNADLIRTIEANPDTTIKLINGDHVIVQESLDRVIELAVEYGRSLRRLLPPS, translated from the coding sequence ATGATCAAGGTCACACGACTCAACGGACAAGCCATGGTCGTCAACGCCGACCTCATCCGCACCATCGAGGCCAATCCCGACACCACCATCAAGCTCATCAACGGCGATCACGTCATCGTCCAGGAGTCGCTCGATCGCGTCATCGAACTCGCCGTAGAATACGGCCGCAGCCTCCGTAGACTCCTCCCCCCGAGCTGA
- a CDS encoding flagellar hook-length control protein FliK, giving the protein MSTITSILPPPTRPDRPTRSTEHDAESFALPEAQSQRPAETKTADTQPKASHSEDTPEPETQNTTQDTAAPDKKASENESNAQPTKGTDISVAPPATSSTPQVLATAAQALAATQEQQTVQATNQQTPNVAVSQNTPSLSTTATLATEPAALATATQLQSAQQLQSATPTEAQQQPAPVTQQTNATTTNLSSTTTDNTQLAATATSTNQQASDEGDADQNNGKDGRFRSFAAAERSAARTDAETPQPTTKAADLADQLLKKLADAPSSSKQIDASTPQRLNAEPEQGVNEARLNRGLRSAVNQQGGNVTLRLTPPELGTVRIQMELRGTTVSATLHAETDAGRQVLAQDISRLRAGLESQGLSVDRLSVQGMSQSNASNTSEDPLNQRDARDPGQQQQSQNRSRNDQQNNNAPDDFQNVFESSEPQPRPSLRSL; this is encoded by the coding sequence ATGAGCACGATCACCTCCATCCTGCCCCCACCCACGCGCCCCGATCGCCCCACGCGATCGACCGAGCATGATGCCGAGAGCTTCGCGCTCCCCGAGGCGCAGAGCCAACGACCCGCCGAAACCAAAACCGCCGACACCCAGCCTAAAGCGTCTCACAGTGAAGATACCCCCGAACCCGAAACGCAGAACACAACCCAGGACACGGCTGCGCCTGACAAGAAAGCCAGTGAAAACGAATCGAACGCGCAGCCGACCAAGGGCACAGACATCAGCGTCGCCCCACCAGCCACTTCATCCACACCACAGGTTCTCGCCACCGCAGCCCAGGCTCTGGCCGCCACACAAGAACAGCAAACTGTTCAAGCGACCAACCAACAGACTCCCAACGTCGCAGTCAGCCAGAACACACCAAGCCTCAGCACGACGGCGACCCTAGCGACTGAGCCCGCAGCACTAGCTACAGCCACGCAACTACAATCCGCACAGCAACTTCAGTCAGCCACACCCACCGAGGCGCAGCAGCAACCAGCGCCCGTGACCCAGCAGACCAACGCAACCACAACAAACCTCAGCAGCACCACAACTGACAATACTCAGCTTGCCGCCACGGCTACGAGCACTAACCAGCAAGCCAGCGACGAAGGCGACGCCGATCAGAACAACGGTAAAGACGGCCGCTTCCGCTCATTCGCGGCGGCAGAGAGGTCCGCAGCGCGCACCGACGCGGAGACCCCGCAGCCCACCACCAAAGCCGCTGATCTCGCCGATCAACTCCTCAAAAAACTTGCCGACGCACCCTCTTCATCCAAGCAGATCGACGCTTCCACGCCCCAGCGACTCAATGCTGAGCCCGAGCAAGGCGTTAACGAGGCTCGACTCAACCGTGGATTGCGCTCCGCCGTCAACCAGCAGGGGGGTAACGTCACCCTCAGACTCACACCACCTGAACTCGGCACCGTCCGCATCCAGATGGAACTCCGCGGAACCACCGTCTCCGCCACGCTCCACGCCGAAACCGATGCCGGTCGGCAGGTGCTCGCCCAGGACATCAGCCGACTCCGCGCTGGTCTCGAATCTCAAGGCCTCTCTGTCGATCGCCTGTCCGTCCAAGGCATGAGTCAGTCCAACGCCTCCAACACCAGCGAAGACCCGCTGAATCAGCGCGATGCCCGCGACCCCGGACAGCAACAGCAGAGCCAGAACCGATCACGCAACGATCAGCAGAACAACAACGCACCCGACGATTTCCAGAACGTCTTTGAATCCTCGGAACCCCAACCACGCCCATCACTCAGGAGCTTGTGA
- the fliN gene encoding flagellar motor switch protein FliN codes for MANDQTNNPADDVQDALAQAQASVDEIADIVQPQTPDFDTEIDPATGHAIELLGDVDLECSIELGRTEMLVEDVLRLAEGSVVELDKLAGDPVDVFVNGRLVARGEVLVLNDNFCIRISEIVANLAEEAQEAAVELTQRQDQEETQPAEA; via the coding sequence ATGGCCAACGATCAAACCAACAATCCCGCAGACGACGTTCAGGACGCCCTCGCCCAGGCCCAGGCCTCGGTCGATGAAATCGCCGACATCGTCCAGCCCCAAACACCAGACTTCGACACCGAAATCGATCCCGCCACAGGCCACGCGATCGAACTCCTTGGCGACGTCGACCTCGAGTGCTCCATCGAACTCGGCCGCACCGAGATGCTCGTCGAAGACGTCCTCCGACTCGCCGAAGGCTCCGTCGTCGAACTCGACAAACTCGCTGGCGACCCCGTCGATGTCTTCGTCAACGGTCGACTCGTCGCCCGCGGCGAAGTCCTCGTCCTCAACGACAACTTCTGTATCCGCATCAGCGAAATCGTCGCCAACCTCGCCGAAGAAGCGCAGGAAGCCGCCGTCGAACTCACCCAGCGTCAGGATCAGGAGGAAACCCAGCCCGCAGAAGCCTGA
- the flhB gene encoding flagellar biosynthesis protein FlhB, whose product MAESAAERTEPATPKKRQKAREDGNIAKSMDLTAAVALLLGIVLLYILGRQIFTGLIDHVERSLNQAFSNNPARTGDLPAMLLDGIYVLLWLITPFMAGLAFVALVSTLYQVGPLLTTKVLEPKLSRFNLIKGAQQMVNLRAFVRLIQSMAKVIALLGLGGILVYLDLEQLQHLAHLEVAPAFLAASELAFDLALKLAIMLLVLGILDYTYQKWQHEEDLKMSKQDVKEEMRSMDGDPMMKQRRARVARQLAMQRIGQAIPGADVIVTNPTHYAVALRYDADTMKAPKVIAKGADLLAMRIRQLAAIHGVPILERKELARALYRDVEPGMEIPAEHYTAVAEILAYVYRLAKQTA is encoded by the coding sequence ATGGCCGAGAGCGCCGCCGAACGAACCGAACCCGCAACACCCAAGAAGCGCCAAAAAGCCCGCGAAGACGGCAACATCGCCAAGTCCATGGACCTCACCGCCGCCGTCGCCCTTCTCCTCGGCATCGTCCTGCTCTATATCCTCGGCCGACAGATCTTCACCGGCCTCATTGACCACGTCGAACGCTCACTCAATCAGGCCTTCAGCAACAACCCCGCGCGCACCGGGGACCTCCCCGCCATGCTCCTCGACGGCATCTACGTCCTCCTCTGGCTCATCACGCCCTTCATGGCCGGACTCGCCTTCGTCGCCTTGGTCTCAACCCTCTATCAGGTTGGTCCCCTCCTCACCACCAAAGTTCTCGAACCCAAACTCAGCCGCTTCAATCTGATCAAAGGCGCGCAGCAGATGGTCAACCTCCGCGCCTTCGTCCGACTCATCCAGAGCATGGCTAAGGTCATCGCACTCCTGGGCCTTGGCGGAATCCTCGTCTACCTCGACCTCGAACAGCTCCAGCACCTCGCCCATCTCGAAGTCGCACCCGCCTTCCTCGCCGCCTCCGAACTCGCCTTCGACCTCGCTCTCAAACTCGCCATCATGCTACTGGTCCTCGGAATCCTCGACTACACCTACCAGAAGTGGCAGCACGAAGAAGACCTCAAAATGTCCAAACAGGACGTCAAAGAGGAAATGCGTTCCATGGACGGCGATCCCATGATGAAACAGCGCCGCGCCCGCGTCGCCAGACAACTCGCCATGCAACGTATCGGCCAAGCCATCCCCGGTGCCGACGTCATCGTCACCAACCCCACCCACTACGCCGTCGCCCTCCGCTACGACGCCGATACCATGAAAGCCCCCAAAGTCATCGCCAAAGGCGCCGATCTCCTCGCCATGCGCATCAGGCAACTCGCCGCCATCCACGGCGTCCCCATCCTCGAACGCAAAGAACTCGCCAGAGCCCTCTACCGCGATGTCGAACCTGGTATGGAAATCCCCGCCGAACACTACACCGCCGTCGCCGAAATCCTCGCCTACGTCTATCGACTCGCCAAACAAACCGCCTGA
- a CDS encoding flagellar hook-basal body complex protein, with protein MPLTHSLFTGLSGMNGSSRMLDVTGNNIANVNTTAFKRSRLQFETQIQDTLKNATSPNASRGGSNPAQIGLGVRIGAITRDFNSGALQPTGVATDMAIQNNGFFVVDIDGQQLYTRAGNFTLDEQFNLVNSSGARVQGFPVDNDFQVVEGQLNNINIPIGILTIAQATDNVRFSGNFNAGGDIASQGSLTFSEPLFSDAAGTTPITGATPLNSLFTAAGGTPIFADSDIVTITEARKGGVLIGDKSFEVTTALDPAADDNGTTVQDFLDFLEDIMGIDTTQPGGALSITPAGEIRIDANYGTGNAIDLQLSNLVVGDGTATPVSPLSFTTDNINNPPIGESIQTTFVVYDSLGTPLTVNLNVVYENSDNGGTTWRFFAESEDDTSLDRRVGSGLLQFDNDGRFIAANNATISIDRDLTGAGTPLQVELDFSSTNSFFNDGISSLSSISQDGIAIGTLQDFNLSTDGTIEGIFSNGLLRTLGRVPLAMFSNNEGLEELGGSLFRASNNSGTANIVTAGTAGSGQIMGRQLETSNVELTEEFVNIIAASTGFSANSRVITTSNQLLDELLSIIR; from the coding sequence ATGCCCCTCACACACTCCCTCTTCACCGGCCTTTCCGGCATGAACGGCTCGTCGCGAATGCTCGACGTCACCGGTAACAACATCGCCAACGTCAACACCACCGCCTTCAAGCGATCACGCCTCCAGTTCGAGACTCAGATCCAGGACACCCTCAAAAACGCTACCTCGCCCAATGCCTCTCGGGGCGGGTCCAATCCCGCTCAGATCGGCCTCGGCGTCCGCATCGGGGCCATTACCCGCGATTTCAACTCCGGTGCCCTCCAACCCACCGGTGTCGCCACCGACATGGCCATCCAGAACAATGGCTTCTTTGTTGTCGATATCGACGGCCAGCAACTCTATACCCGCGCTGGAAACTTCACCCTCGACGAACAGTTCAATCTCGTGAACTCCTCGGGCGCTCGCGTCCAAGGCTTCCCCGTCGATAACGATTTCCAGGTCGTCGAAGGACAACTCAACAACATCAACATCCCCATCGGAATCCTCACGATTGCTCAAGCGACCGACAACGTGCGGTTCTCCGGCAACTTCAACGCTGGCGGCGACATCGCCTCCCAAGGCTCGCTCACCTTCTCAGAGCCCCTCTTCTCCGATGCCGCTGGCACCACGCCGATCACCGGAGCCACCCCGCTCAACTCCCTGTTCACCGCTGCTGGCGGAACACCCATCTTCGCCGACTCCGACATCGTGACCATCACCGAGGCTCGTAAGGGCGGCGTGCTCATCGGCGACAAATCCTTCGAGGTCACCACCGCCCTCGACCCTGCCGCCGACGACAACGGCACCACCGTCCAGGACTTCCTCGACTTCCTCGAAGACATTATGGGCATCGACACCACCCAGCCCGGCGGAGCCCTTTCCATCACCCCCGCAGGCGAAATACGCATCGACGCCAACTACGGCACAGGCAACGCCATCGACCTGCAACTCTCCAACCTCGTCGTCGGCGACGGAACAGCCACCCCCGTTTCGCCCCTGAGCTTCACCACTGACAACATCAACAACCCGCCCATTGGCGAATCCATACAGACCACCTTCGTCGTCTACGACAGCCTTGGTACACCCCTCACCGTCAACCTTAACGTCGTCTACGAAAACTCAGACAACGGTGGCACCACCTGGCGCTTCTTCGCTGAATCCGAAGATGACACATCCCTCGATCGCAGAGTCGGGTCAGGTCTCCTCCAGTTCGATAACGATGGCAGGTTCATCGCAGCCAACAATGCCACCATTAGCATTGATCGCGACCTTACCGGCGCTGGCACGCCCCTTCAGGTCGAGCTGGACTTCTCTTCAACCAATAGCTTCTTTAATGATGGCATCTCTTCGCTTTCATCAATCAGCCAGGACGGCATCGCCATCGGCACCCTCCAGGATTTCAACCTCTCGACCGATGGAACCATCGAGGGGATCTTCTCCAACGGCTTGCTCCGCACCCTCGGAAGAGTCCCCCTCGCCATGTTCTCCAACAATGAGGGGCTCGAAGAACTAGGCGGATCGCTGTTCAGAGCCTCCAACAACTCCGGCACGGCCAACATCGTCACCGCTGGCACGGCGGGTTCCGGCCAGATCATGGGACGCCAACTCGAAACCTCCAACGTCGAGCTCACCGAGGAGTTCGTCAACATCATCGCCGCTTCCACCGGGTTCTCCGCCAACTCCCGGGTCATCACCACGTCCAACCAGCTTCTCGACGAACTGCTCAGCATTATCCGATAA